A genome region from Nicotiana tabacum cultivar K326 chromosome 13, ASM71507v2, whole genome shotgun sequence includes the following:
- the LOC107761846 gene encoding E3 ubiquitin-protein ligase RKP has translation MAEDGLRIGGLSSGLAVVLNGENRKESSQKTRLISYCDDFGDQSVERTLEHIFDLPYKSIKPLSSAIDAKVVRSVIKNEFLKYQMNLTTGMERKREGVLTAADGCKHQVIQIEESSICGDLRIVKPPLLVESHSLFSSARANACVWKGKWMYEVTLETSGIQQLGWATLSCPFTDHKGVGDADDSYAYDGKRVSKWNKEAQSYGQPWVVGDVIGCCIDLDGDEISFYRNGVSLGVAFIGIRKMVPGLGYYPAISLSQGERCELNFGEIPFRYPVKGFLPIQPPPTKSSLATDLLNCFGRLIEMQRVGRAEFSSVEKLRRLKRFVSFEKLSHPVSRGICEELFSALAAEDGSTKYIACGPLLSLIMEVFRIHPPHDYMSLDSILDSLLEFSESRILFEHIISALSTLCKTAPLSLTDCPYSGSYTYLALACHILRREEMMILWWKSSDFDHLFEGFLSRKSPNKQDLQSLMPSVWWPGSCEDMSNEASLVLTTTALSEAINKVEEKQRDLCRLVMQFMPPTAPPQLPGSVFRTFLQNILLKNRGADRNLPPPGVSSNSVLVSVFSVILHFLSEGFGDICGWMKDSGASDVGFLHRGGQQKFPVGLFLKNDPHRVDIPRLGGSYNHLAKSHPISSEQQEEVIRWEEGCMDDEEDRVTHLSKHKPCCCSSYDADFTRISKDPIRHMTKGSRGHCSSIRERSAHVAAECSTSSLNDDIADKPSTSDQSESDFGFRPMQQMRYVSRENSVSSATLKEEELLDAMLLLYHLGLAPNFKQASSYMSRQSQSISLLEETDKQIREKFCGEHVKRLKEARSVYREEVMDCVRHCAWYRVSLFSRWKQRGVYAACMWIVQLLLILSKEDSVFIYTPEYYLETLVDCFHVLRKSDPPFVPATIFLKQGLTSFVTFAVTHFNDPRISSAEMRDLLLQSISVLVQYKEFLATFECNEAATQRMPKALLSAFDNRSWIPVTNILLRLCKGSGFGSSKRGESSSSSSVIYQKLLREVCIHDEELFSTFLNRLFNTLSWAMTEFSVSVREMQETYKVLEFQQRKCSVIFDLSCNLARVLEFCTHEIPQAFLSGADTNLRRLTEVIVFILNHLISAADPDLLDLFLRRPGQSPEKVNKGMILAPLAGIILNLMDASRDSETGQNDMVGIFASMDCPDTVVSGFQYLLEYNWASLFRGDDYLKKIRQLEKFSSLLICQSEVVELERIGYGRETDYDDSICCICYACQANAQFVPCSHVSCLGCISRHLLNCERCFFCNATVLEVLRTDVNAD, from the exons ATGGCAGAAGACGGCCTACGTATTGGTGGCCTTTCTTCTGGGTTGGCTGTGGTATTGAATGGCGAAAATAGGAAGGAGAGTTCCCAGAAAACTCGTCTTATTTCGTATTGTGATGATTTTGGCGATCAATCTGTGGAGAGAACCCTTGAGCACATCTTTGATCTTCCTTACAAATCTATCAAACCACTTTCTAGTGCAATAGATGCTAAAGTGGTTCGTTCAGTCATAAAGAATGAATTCCTGAAGTACCAAATGAATCTGACGACTGGTAtggagagaaaaagagaaggggtTTTGACTGCTGCTGATGGTTGTAAACATCAGGTTATTCAAATAGAAGAATCGAGCATATGTGGTGATCTTCGGATAGTCAAACCGCCCTTGCTCGTGGAGAGTCATTCTTTATTCAGTAGTGCAAGGGCGAATGCTTGTGTCTGGAAAGGGAAATGGATGTATGAAGTAACTCTTGAAACTTCTGGTATACAACAGCTAGGATGGGCGACTCTTTCCTGCCCATTCACTGATCATAAGGGTGTGGGTGACGCTGACGATTCATATGCATATGATGGAAAAAGGGTCAGTAAATGGAATAAGGAAGCTCAGTCTTATGGTCAGCCATGGGTTGTTGGTGATGTGATTGGATGTTGTATTGATTTGGATGGTGATGAGATATCATTTTACCGAAATGGAGTTTCACTTGGTGTAGCATTTATTGGTATTCGTAAGATGGTACCTGGATTGGGATATTATCCAGCAATTTCTCTTTCTCAAGGTGAACGTTGTGAGTTAAACTTCGGGGAAATTCCTTTCAGGTACCCAGTGAAAGGTTTTCTTCCCATTCAGCCTCCACCAACCAAAAGTTCACTTGCTACTGATTTGCTTAATTGTTTTGGAAGGCTAATTGAAATGCAGCGTGTGGGAAGGGCAGAGTTCAGTTCTGTTGAGAAATTGCGAAGATTGAAAAGGTTTGTGTCATTTGAAAAACTTTCTCATCCTGTCTCTCGTGGGATATGCGAGGAGTTATTCTCTGCACTTGCTGCTGAAGATGGAAGCACAAAGTACATAGCTTGTGGCCCACTTTTATCACTGATAATGGAGGTCTTTAGGATACATCCTCCACATGACTATATGAGTTTGGACAGCATACTCGATTCTTTACTAGAGTTCTCAGAGTCAAGaattttgtttgaacatattataaGTGCACTTTCGACCTTATGTAAAACAGCACCGTTGAGCCTTACAGACTGTCCTTACTCAGGTTCCTATACATATCTGGCCTTGGCATGCCACATCTTAAGGCGGGAAGAAATGATGATACTGTGGTGGAAATCTTCAGATTTTGACCATTTGTTTGAAGGGTTTTTGTCGCGGAAGAGTCCTAACAAGCAGGATCTTCAAAGTCTGATGCCTTCTGTATGGTGGCCTGGCTCGTGTGAGGACATGTCAAATGAGGCTAGCCTGGTCCTGACTACAACCGCTTTGTCAGAAGCAATTAACAAG GTTGAAGAGAAGCAGAGGGACCTCTGCCGCCTGGTAATGCAGTTTATGCCACCTACAGCACCTCCTCAGCTACCTGGCTCTGTATTCAGGACATTTTTACAAAACATTCTACTTAAAAACAGGGGTGCAGATCGAAATTTGCCGCCTCCTGGTGTTTCAAGCAATTCTGTGCTTGTTTCTGTGTTTAGTGTCATACTCCATTTCTTGTCCGAAGGTTTTGGGGACATTTGTGGTTGGATGAAGGACTCTGGAGCATCTGATGTTGGTTTCCTACACAGAGGAGGCCAGCAAAAGTTTCCTGTAGGCTTGTTTCTCAAGAATGATCCTCATCGGGTTGATATTCCTAGGCTTGGTGGTTCATATAATCACCTAGCAAAGTCCCATCCTATTAGTAGTGAGCAGCAGGAGGAAGTGATTCGGTGGGAAGAAGGGTGTATGGACGATGAAGAAGATAGGGTTACACATCTAAGTAAGCATAAGCCATGCTGTTGTTCTTCTTATGATGCTGATTTTACAAGAATATCAAAAGATCCTATTAGACACATGACAAAAGGTTCACGGGGACATTGCAGCTCTATTCGTGAGAGGTCTGCTCATGTTGCTGCAGAATGCAGCACCAGTAGTTTGAACGATGACATAGCGGATAAACCAAGCACAAGTGACCAGTCTGAATCAGACTTTGGCTTCCGTCCTATGCAGCAAATGAGATATGTTTCCAGAGAGAACAGCGTTTCTTCAGCAACACTGAAAGAAGAGGAGCTACTTGATGCCATGCTCTTGCTGTATCATTTAGGTCTTGCACCCAACTTCAAGCAG GCGTCATCGTATATGTCTCGGCAATCACAGTCAATCTCTCTTCTAGAAGAAACTGATAAGCAGATCAGAGAAAAATTTTGCGGGGAACATGTAAAGCGTCTGAAGGAGGCTCGTAGCGTATACAGAGAAGAAGTAATGGATTGTGTCAGACATTGTGCTTG GTATCGTGTTTCTCTATTTTCTCGGTGGAAGCAGAGGGGGGTGTATGCAGCATGCATGTGGATTGTTCAGTTGCTTTTAATTCTTAGCAAAGAGGACTCAGTCTTCATCTATACTCCTGAGTACTATTTGGAAACCTTG GTGGACTGCTTCCATGTACTTCGTAAAAGTGACCCTCCTTTCGTCCCTGCTACAATATTTCTCAAGCAAGGACTTACATCGTTT GTTACTTTCGCTGTCACCCACTTCAATGATCCAAGGATATCCAGTGCGGAGATGCGAGATCTTCTTCTGCAGTCTATTTCTGTCTTAGTGCAGTACAAGGAGTTCTTGGCTACTTTTGAATGCAATGAAGCCGCAACGCAGAGAATGCCTAAAGCACTACTGTCTGCTTTTGACAATAGATCTTGGATTCCTGTAACAAATATACTTCTCCGGTTGTGCAAGGGTTCAGGTTTTGGTTCATCAAAACGTGGCGAATCATCTTCCTCTTCATCAGTTATATATCAG AAATTATTGCGGGAGGTTTGCATTCATGATGAAGAATTATTTTCTACTTTTCTGAATCGTTTGTTCAACACTCTGAGCTGGGCAATGACAGAATTCTCAGTTTCGGTTCGCGAGATGCAGGAAACGTACAAG GTGTTGGAGTTTCAGCAAAGGAAATGCAGCGTCATATTTGACCTATCATGCAATCTTGCTAGGGTGTTGGAGTTTTGTACCCATGAGATCCCTCAAGCATTTCTCTCTGGAGCAGATACAAATTTGCGAAGGCTGACTGAAGTTATCGTCTTTATACTAAACCACTTAATTTCTGCAGCTGATCCTGATCTTTTAGACCT ATTCCTAAGGCGTCCAGGTCAGTCCCCAGAGAAAGTCAATAAAGGGATGATTTTAGCACCCCTTGCTGGAATCATTCTTAATTTGATGGATGCTAGCAGGGATTCAGAAACTGGACAGAATGACATGGTTGGGATTTTTGCCAGTATGGACTGCCCTGATACTGTAGTCTCTGGATTTCAGTATCTTTTGGAGTACAATTGG GCTAGCTTATTCAGGGGAGATGATTATCTAAAGAAAATCAGGCAACTGGAGAAATTTTCAAGTCTGCTAATCTGTCAGTCAGAGGTGGTAGAACTTGAGAGAATAGGATATGGGCGCGAAACAGATTATGATGACAGCATCTGCTGCATCTGTTATGCATGTCAAGCAAATGCTCAATTTGTGCCCTGTTCTCATGTTTCTTGCTTAGGCTGCATTTCCAGACACCTCCTGAATTGTGAGAGATGCTTCTTTTGCAATGCAACAGTTTTAGAAGTTCTCAGGACTGATGTAAATGCAGATTGA